The following coding sequences lie in one Caldalkalibacillus thermarum genomic window:
- the cas2 gene encoding CRISPR-associated endonuclease Cas2 translates to MDILVTYDVETQETSGQKRLRQVATICQNFGQRVQKSVFECRVTQSQLEEMVHQLLRVIDKERDSLRIYMLYGDRNRVVRVYGRDDYIDYDHPIIV, encoded by the coding sequence TTGGATATTCTGGTTACTTATGATGTTGAAACGCAGGAAACAAGTGGACAAAAAAGGCTGAGACAAGTGGCAACAATCTGTCAAAACTTTGGACAAAGAGTACAAAAATCAGTGTTTGAATGTAGAGTCACACAATCGCAGCTTGAAGAAATGGTGCACCAATTGTTACGAGTTATTGATAAGGAAAGAGATAGTTTGCGGATATACATGCTGTATGGGGATCGAAACAGGGTTGTCCGCGTCTATGGAAGAGATGACTACATTGATTATGATCATCCGATAATTGTGTAG